One genomic window of Entelurus aequoreus isolate RoL-2023_Sb linkage group LG07, RoL_Eaeq_v1.1, whole genome shotgun sequence includes the following:
- the LOC133653577 gene encoding uncharacterized protein LOC133653577, which yields MVFWPSYKNTDRIERADLNEEQHEPNWPRFDVSVVRTCDNYKDALKIMQQYGKGCNTSDLQSEAENEELPEKRNRKPVHRLGDSDDSEEDPGNSDLTSLGLASQLHRQTPPSRRVPARVMSTCQLDSSTGGNFLAPHHGEGRIHMPSPAPALNMQRVTQGTAVPPRLPPPPSPAALNMWQTEEPGSSLAYRPTWRGERMADNISCSGAVSKNVLTRSATDAEVTKHAIRWFNLAGDRATRRRVPLPPPQEE from the exons atggttttctggcccagctataaaaacacagacagaattgaaagggccgatttaaatgaggagcagcatgagccaaactggccaagatttgacgtttctgttgtccgaacttgtg acaactacaaagacgcattaaaaataatgcaacaatatggaaagggctgcaacacctcagacctgcaatctgaggcagagaacgaggagctgccagaaaaaaggaacaggaagccagt ccatcgtctcggggactcagatgatagcgaagaagacccgggaaatagtgacctcacatctctggggttggcaagccaattgcacaggcaga ctccaccgtctcgccgagtgccagcaagagtcatgagtacttgtcaactcgactcctcaactggaggtaactttctag cacctcaccatggggaaggacgcattcatatgccttcaccagcacctgcattaaacatgcagagagttacacaag gaacggcagtccctcctcgactccctccacccccctcaccagcagccctcaacatgtggcagacagaggagcctggatccagcctggcctacaggccaacatggcgaggggaaagaatggccgacaacatttcctgctctg gtgctgtgagtaaaaatgtgttgacaaggtcagccacggacgctgaggtcaccaaacacgccatcaggtggttcaacttggcgggggatcgggcaacgaggagacgagtcccgcttccacctcctcaggaggaatag
- the LOC133653569 gene encoding gastrula zinc finger protein XlCGF28.1-like, whose translation MEQEPQLPYVKQDEDSQPPPIKEEESQHTHIKVEVEEHNDYLEGLEEVDVTKMPLTGVIVKSEDDEVKSESEEKREAESPNSSSTQHMTIEADGDHCGGSQADKILAPLSDSDDTTSHSPDTDDEDSKDDKTCHTDNTHLTCSHCDNTFSYQSKLKRHMRTHTGEKPFTCSVCGKGFAQKNVLKEHMQIHTGEKPFSCSVCGKGFARRQGLKVHMRTHTGEKHFSCSICGKSFMQNQYLKEHLKTHTGEKTYSCSSCNKSFYYLSAFIRHMKTHTEKKAFSCSICGKGYKQNQCLKVHTRTHFRENNSSCSICGKCFTQSSELKVHIRIHTGEKTFMCSICSKRFTQKANLIMHKRIHTGEKPYICSECGKAFTQRHCLKAHTRIHTGEKVLSCSVCGERLSSKYQCKKHKCAGENSSSK comes from the coding sequence ATGGAGCAGGAGCCACAGCTCCCCTATGTTAAACAGGACGAGGACTCACAACCTCCCCCCATTAAAGAGGAGGAGTCACAGCACACGCACATTAAAGTGGAAGTAGAAGAACACAACGACTatcttgaaggactggaggaggttgatgtcaccaagatgccattgactggtgtgattgtgaagagtgaagatgatgaggtcaaaagtgaaagtgaggagaagagagaggcggagtctccaaacagcagctcaacacaacacatgacaatagaagctgatggagaccactgtggaggatcacaagcagacaagatcttagctccactatcagatagtgacgacacaacgtctcactctcctgacactgatgatgaagactctaaagatgataagacatgtcacactgacaacacacacttaacatgttctcactgtgacaacacATTTAGTTACCAGAGTAaactgaaaagacacatgagaacacacactggagaaaaaccttttacctgctcagtttgcggtaaagggtttgcacaaaaaaatgtgttgaaagAACATATGCaaatacacacaggagaaaaacctttttcctgttcagtaTGCGGTAAAGGGTTTGCACGAAGACAgggtttgaaagtacacatgagaacacacactggagaaaaacatttttcttgttcaatctgtggtaaaagttttatGCAAAATCAGTATTTGAAAGAACACTTGAaaacacacaccggagaaaaaacctattcctgttcaagctgcaacaaaagcttttaTTACCTATCAGCATTTATaagacacatgaaaacacacactgaaaaaaaagctttttcttgttcaatctgtggtaaaggttataAACAAAATCAGTGTTTGAAAGTACACACAAGAACACACTTTCGAGAAAATAATagttcttgttcaatctgtggcaaATGTTTTACACAAAGTAGTGAGTTGAAAGTACACataagaatacacactggagaaaaaacattcatgtgctCAATTTGTAGTAAAAGATTCACCCAGAAGGCAAATTTGATCATGCACAaaagaatacacactggtgaaaaaccttataTATGTTCAGAATGTGGTAAAGCTTTTACACAAAGGCACTGTTTGAAAGCACACACAAGaatacacacaggagagaaagtgttgagttgcagtgtgtgtggtgaaagattatcttctaagtaccagtgtaagaaacataagtgtgctggtgagaacagcagcagcaaatga